From Rhinolophus sinicus isolate RSC01 linkage group LG15, ASM3656204v1, whole genome shotgun sequence, the proteins below share one genomic window:
- the LOC109439057 gene encoding leucine-rich repeat-containing protein 37A: MKGGTPGEGGARGCSGLTGHRLSEWSSSRLEPHCPWSLAAPMDLRRSHVMPWLSLGAPALIFTWQLLWPLVMAAQPLELALDPVRLTSDPPAPTEPWFLNSSDLPSTSPHVFTTPAGPGSVHFLGSSAAAQMVASPQELTEPVVPFPDAAGKLPPGPDQFAAGLQDPEDKVTQHHRLPEVVPKRSWDQNQAVTLPPPLEIQTVGLDQAHYTLEIPVPPLGSASSKPAKLIVSPPHWSKIWLSAMLARVVVGTPGGPSKASRGGCSSTVQHEGNIPSPSQNEAQLSYWSLVVTVTPEITNEVDISPTQQEALAQPSERPEEDEASPLQTEDVAQPSEPPEEVQPTSIQQESQAQPAQPPEEVETSFVQQEAPTQAPEFPTIPVSNDIVPGLTGLFPAYKTNLPSVTLNSMGVELTITPEPTKDVDSSTVQQEAPPQPPEPFGAEPSPTQEEASAQPPEPPNEAESSTTQQETPAQFPRKAEASATLQEEPAQPPEHDELTVSTPAQPPESSPGVLDQPSVHPEVTFSPLGVGEAHHPISPTVTMRSVDLEFSIAPEPTEEIKTPSQQEAPSQAPEKTKSSPVQQGAPALPPEPLKEAEPSLTQQGVQAQPSEAPRQSPEPPKKVVVQPPLYQEVRVPTQGEDEYHQHPMSPSVTVPPLDLGLIVTAEPTTEAKSSAVLTKTTAPSPRRLEVTPPHPEQVQSQHPNPTEVTVQPVDLEVNVTREPESSETLPATTEQSASRSMDICKLCTCTDGTLSCAGLSPEQRLRRVPELKSHSYNGTFTIVNLQGNSISYIDESVWKSYRWVEKLILSENNLSELRKDSFEGLLSLQYLDLSCNRIESIERRTFEPLPFLQYINLGCNSITELSFGTFQAWHGMQFLHKV, translated from the exons ATGAAGGGTGGGACTCCAGGTGAGGGCGGGGCGCGGGGCTGCTCAGGGCTCACAGGTCACAGGCTGTCAGAATGGTCCAGCTCCCGCTTGGAACCACACTGCCCTTGGTCGCTCGCTGCGCCCATGGACCTTCGACGTTCGCACGTCATGCCGTGGCTAAGCCTCGGCGCCCCAGCGCTCATCTTCACGTGGCAACTGCTGTGGCCGCTGGTCATGGCAGCTCAGCCTCTGGAGTTGGCCCTGGACCCTGTCCGGCTGACCTCCGATCCCCCAGCGCCAACCGAGCCCTGGTTTTTAAACTCCTCTGACCTCCCATCCACATCACcccatgtgttcaccacccctgCAGGCCCGGGGAGCGTTCATTTCCTGGGTTCCTCCGCTGCAGCCCAGATGGTGGCTTCCCCTCAGGAGTTGACTGAGCCTGTGGTTCCTTTCCCGGATGCCGCTGGAAAGCTTCCCCCAGGGCCAGATCAGTTCGCTGCTGGACTTCAGGATCCCGAGGACAAGGTAACCCAGCATCACAGGCTCCCAGAGGTGGTTCCAAAGCGCAGCTGGGATCAGAATCAGGCCGTGACTCTGCCTCCTCCACTTGAGATTCAGACTGTAGGTCTAGATCAGGCTCACTACACACTTGAAATACCTGTTCCACCTCTAGGTAGTGCCAGTTCAAAGCCAGCAAAGCTTATTGTGTCACCCCCACACTGGAGCAAGATCTGGCTCAGTGCCATGCTTGCCAGAGTTGTTGTTGGAACTCCAG GAGGCCCCAGCAAAGCCTCCAGAGGAGGCTGTAGCTCAACAGTGCAGCATGAGGGAAATATTCCATCTCCAAGTCAGAATGAAGCTCAGCTGTCATATTGGAGTCTGGTGGTTACCGTAACTCCAGAAATCACTAATGAGGTTGACATTTCTCCAACCCAGCAGGAGGCCTTGGCTCAGCCCTCAGAGCGCCCTGAGGAGGATGAAGCTTCCCCACTCCAGACGGAGGACGTGGCTCAGCCCTCAGAGCCCCCTGAGGAGGTTCAACCTACTTCAATCCAGCAGGAGTCCCAAGCTCAGCCTGCACAGCCTCCAGAAGAGGTCGAAACTTCTTTTGTCCAGCAAGAGGCACCAACTCAAGCCCCCGAGTTCCCTACCATTCCAGTAAGTAATGACATTGTACCTGGACTTACAGGACTGTTTCCAGCTTATAAGACaaacttgcccagtgtcacactTAACTCTATGGGTGTGGAACTTACCATAACTCCAGAGCCTACTAAGGATGTTGACTCTTCCACAGTCCAGCAGGAGGCCCCACCTCAGCCTCCAGAGCCTTTTGGAGCTGAACCTTCTCCAACCCAGGAGGAAGCCTCAGCTCAGCCTCCAGAGCCCCCTAATGAGGCAGAGTCTTCTACAACCCAGCAGGAGACCCCAGCTCAGTTTCCAAGGAAGGCAGAAGCTTCGGCAACTCTGCAGGAAGAACCAGCTCAACCTCCAGAGCATGATGAACTGACAGTTTCAACTCCAGCTCAGCCTCCAGAATCCTCCCCGGGTGTCCTAGATCAACCTTCAGTGCATCCTGAGGTGACATTCTCCCCTCTAGGTGTGGGTGAAGCTCATCATCCAATATCGCCTACGGTCACAATGAGATCTGTGGATCTGGAGTTTTCCATAGCTCCCGAGCCCACTGAAGAGATCAAAACTCCTAGCCAGCAGGAGGCCCCTTCACAGGCCCCTGAGAAGACAAAATCATCTCCAGTCCAGCAGGgggccccagctctgcctccagagCCCCTTAAGGAGGCAGAACCTTCTCTGACACAACAAGGGGTCCAGGCTCAGCCTTCTGAGGCCCCACGACAGTCTCCAGAGCCACCTAAGAAGGTTGTAGTACAACCTCCATTGTATCAGGAGGTGAGAGTTCCAACTCAAGGTGAGGACGAGTATCATCAGCATCCAATGTCACCCAGCGTCACAGTTCCCCCTTTGGACCTGGGCCTGATCGTAACTGCAGAACCTACCACGGAGGCTAAGTCTTCTGCAGTCCTGACCAAGACTACAGCTCCTTCTCCTAGGCGCCTGGAGGTGACACCTCCACATCCAGAGCAGGTTCAGAGCCAGCATCCAAACCCGACTGAAGTCACAGTTCAACCTGTGGACCTGGAAGTTAACGTAACTCGCGAACCAGAGTCATCTGAGACACTTCCTGCAACAACTGAGCAGAGTGCTTCCAGAAGCATGGACATCTGCAAGCTGTGTACCTGCACAGATGGGACGCTGTCGTGCGCAGGTCTCAGCCCAGAGCAGCGGCTGCGCAGAGTGCCTGAGCTCAAGTCCCACAGCTACAACGGCACCTTCACCATCGT AAATTTACAAGGAAACTCTATTTCGTACATTGATGAAAGTGTATGGAAGTCATACCGTTGGGTTGAGAAACT